The DNA window GTGATAAATGTTTCTGTTCCCAGGTATTCAAAAGAAACGCACCAACCGTGCTTGTTTATATTCGAAATTTATGGAAAAAGAAATCCACCTTTGTTCATTTTATTTTCATAATCCTTAACTCTCTCCAAGCATCTTATATATAAAAGTAAATTAACTAAATCAGTTTGTTCTCCAAAAATATAATCTTTTTTATCCTCATGAACTGAATTTGTAAAGTTAAACTCAAGGACACCTTTTCTGCATTTACTTCTTGTTGGTCTTGGTTGCATGCAACACATGAGGAAAAATAGAAAGAAATATGCGATTATAAGAAGTTGCTTCATTATAGTTCTCCATATAAATAGTTAAAAAATAAATATAACAATGCCGGCTCGATAGTTTTCCCTTTACTATTACTATAATCAATAAAAGATTTATACATATAATAATTTCTTACGTGATTATAATTAGCAGACATGCTTCTATAATCTGCATTATTTTCAGCCCAGTAGTTTGATTTACTCGGATACATTACATCTTCAAAGGGTCGTTTTGCATGAGCAGCAAAATACTTATGATCTCCCCAATCCCTGTACTGGTCGAGATGACCGTATTCATGCAATCTTGTTGCTTGAGTAATTCCGTTTGGGAGCATTGCAAATGGTCCCCAAACAGATGCTCTGTGTGGTAAGTTCATATTTTCCATACCATATCCTCCGTTGTGATAGGTTATATAAGGCATTTTTTTTCCTCGCAGTCCGTTTGTGGCAGCAGACTGAATAAACATTCCAGAGGAGTAATAAAACCCCGCAGTAAACATTGGTTGAACCAATAGCGATAAGCCGGGATTCATAACTGCTAGTGCAAATTGAGCACCCCTGCCTGCACTCTTTATAAAAGCATTGCCATGTGTGAGTGCTTTTGCATTATGATGTCTTCCGAATATAAATCTGTTTATGGGTCGTGATATATTTCTTGCCCATTTTCCTTTTGTTATGTGACTTAGCTTCCAATGCCCCGTCGGGTCGGTATACATGACCGGGTTGCCTTCGACATACATGTAGAGGTTCATGCCGAAGGTAGATTCGGGGTTGATGACTGTGTCCGGCTGGATGAAGCGACCGATAGCGGGGTCGTAATAGCGAGACTTATAGTAGTAGAGTCCTGTTTCCGGGTCTTCTTCCTGTCCTGTGTATTTGTAACGGAAGATATCCGGGCCGCTGGAGTTTGTGCGATTGACTTCACCGTAGGGCTTGTAGGTGATATAGCTTTTCCCGGTGTCTATGTCCACACCACTCACCATGTTTCCACTGGCATCTGTTACCATGCTCACAGAACCGAGATGGTCGGGATGGAAAAAATACATCCCCATTGCCGGTGTACCGGGAGCTGGACCACTATTTCCTCCTCCACCGGTATTTGTCGGCGGGTTTGTTTGATTCCCTGTTGGAGGCAGAGGAGAAGTTGTGTTTGTATTTGTGGAAGTTCCGGAGGGTTTCTGTCCACAGCCCTCAAAAGTTATCTGGTATAGGGTGCAATCTTCTTTGGTTTCTCCTGTATTACCATTCACTGGAGTCGATGGACTTGATGGGCTTGCCGGGTTATTGTTATTCGGTTCCGAGACAGAAGGAGTATCTTCTGAGATTACATTATCCTGCTTATTGGTATAAGATGCAAGTAACCAGAAGGGAGGAGCTTTCTTTCCCGTCAATGCCTGCGGAAGGCAATTGGCGAATACAAGGAAAAAGATACAACATATAAAACGATAACTATTCATGGGTTTTCTACTTTTATACTATCGCAAAACTCATTTTTTGTTTTTAAAAAAAAGCAATCATATAAAATCCGTTTTACGATATCCTCACGAATCAGTTCTCCAAAAAACTGGAACAGCACATACTGATGTGTCCTGTATGTTAGATTATCTAAATACAAGTAAAAATCGAATATTGAAGTTTTATAATAACTCACATATTTTATATATTTTTTTGATAACAATACTTTACCTTTATTTAAAAGTATATATTCAAACTCTATTTTATTTTGTATGTGCAAGGAATGTAATCCTAAAGTTAAACCTGAAAATATTGCATCCAATATCCCTCTCCCAATGTTCGTATCTACTATATTTGCATTTATTTTAATGGAAAGGTTTTGTAGCACAATACGTTTGCCTTTTTTATCCTCATTCTTTTTTAAACCCTTTTCTGTGAAAAATGACAACCATTTTCTATGTTCATCATTTATGAAAATTGTAATATCATTCTTTACTTGCATTGTTAATGGGATATCAATATACAGGTTATCTACTTTGGTTGGATATTTGGTTTCTTCTACAGATACTAATTGACAAGAAAATAAAATTATGCTAAAAATAAAAATCGATAATTTAATTTTAAGGTCCACCGAATACTCCCATCATACAGGCACCGTCGATAAGCTTATCTTCTTCTTTATAATTCGAGATAGTATGTTGATAAAATGATAATGCACAAATCTGTCTTGTAAAACCATAACCAAAGATCGGTGGTTTCAGACTTTCATTTACTTGATTTACCGCATAGGAAACTCCCAAATCAACTATTGCGTCCATTAAGTTACCAGCGGTGCCAAGTGCAAATATTGTTCCAAACGCAGCAATACCTGTTCCCACATCCTTAACCCTATTTATTTTCCTATCGTAAAATTTCTTTTTATCCGCCAAGAAACCATAGATAAAACCATATCTTGCACCTTCTTCTCCATTGGCCATGTAACCAATGATTGTGCTCTTTATTGTGCTATCTAATTTGTTTCTATCATTTGTTCCCCTTAGATACTTTGAACCACTATCCCAGACTTTTGCACCAGGCTAGCCTAGTTACGTTTTAGTGGACACATACTACGCAGCCATTTCCTCATATTCTGTGGGAGTTTTATATCCTAAAAAAGAATGCGTTCTTTGTCGATTATAAAATATTTCAATATAATCAAAAAACTCTTTTTTTGCATCTTCCAGATCGTAAAACACATTTACTTCCATTTCTCTTTTTAAGGTACTGAAGTATGATTCAGCCACTGCATTATCCCAGCAGTTTCCTTTTCTACTATTACTTCTTATTATTTTATTTTCAATTAACTTGATTCTTGTCTTTCGCGAGCAATAATTAGATCCACGATCCGTATGGAAAATAAGCCCACGTCCTGGTCGACGAGACCGTATTGCCTTATCAAGAGTTGTTGTTATCAGTTCCGAATCATTCTTCTCTGATAGACTCCAACCCACTACCTTTCTCGAATACAAATCTATGATCACACAGAGATATAACCAACTTTCCTTTTGCTTTATATAAGTTACATCTGATACCCAGATTTTATCCTTCTTCTCTGGGGAAAAATTCCTTTTAACAAGGTCTCTTGCTATACGTTCGTTGTGTTGTGAATCAGTTGTTGAAATCTTGAACTTTTTCTCCTGTTTGCCCCTTATCCCCAATAATTTCATCATTTTACGCACTCTACGAGCACCATAAGATTCATCTTTTTTCTTTACTGCTTCTAACAAACGAATAAGCCCATATGTCTTTCTGCTTTTCTTCCATATTTCCTTTAAATGCTCTATCATTTCTGGACAATATTTCAATAGCTCGTCTTTACACACTTTAAGATAATTGTAATATCCTGATTTAGATACATCTAATACTATTGCCATTCTCACAATGGAAAACTCTCTATTGTGAGTCTCCATAAATTTGTATCTGTCTACTGGTCTTTTGAGAGAATGGCTGCAAACTTTTTTAAAATCGCAACCTCTTCCTTTAACTTCATATTTTCCTTGCGAAGGTTCTTCAATTCTTCTCGATCTTTTATCTGCTTATCCGTCATCGGTATCTCACTTTCCTGATTTTGAAGATAGTCTTTTCTCCAGGTCTGTAAAGTATGATAATTTATACCCAGTGATTCCGCTACTTCTTTTATTGTAAATGAACCACTCAATGTCCTTTTTACCGCCTGTTCCTTGAACTCTTCAGAGTATTTTCCTTTCTTTTTCATCTTTTTATTACCTCGTTTTTTGTTAAAAAAGGTGTCTACTATACCGTAACTAGCTCAGCATAAGGGTGTGTTTCTTTTTCTTTTCTTCTTTCACACAGCATGAAAGAAGAGTTGTTATTAGTATTATAATATATATCTGTATTCTCATTAAGATATCCGTTCAGTCCTTATTATTTACATAACCCCTATAGTATCGAGTTAGAATATCATCGCTTGGTGCAAAATAACAGTCGTAATGTTGGAATAATACAAACATTAGCAATAATCTTTCTGCTTCCATTTTTTCTTTTGCATCCATAAATACCATTTTTTCATAATCGTTATAACTCAATACAATTTGTAATTTACCATCTCCACAAATTCGTTTCTTCCTATCTTCAGCAGGTCCTCTGGTACAAAAACTCAAAATGCAGACAATAATGAATAATATTGTATTTTTCATCTACAACCTCCAAATGCACTTCTTAATGTTGATATGGGCGCGTCGATTCCCCCTAAAAGAAAGCTACCTCCCAAACCTACCAGGCTATCGATAGGTTGCTGAAACGCCTTTCCGGTAGAAACCCCATTTAAAAATCCAACGGCATAGTTCATGTCTGCTCGAAAATGTTGACACGAACTTCCGGAAAACATTTTTGCAGGTACTTCTCTATCATGCCCGATAGCCAAACTATCTGAAAATGACTTTGCTCTTGGAGCCAACAATTTAGTAATAGAAATAAAACCTAAAAATTGTTCATCTGTTATAGGATCATCTTTGAAGATGGATTGATTTAATAATTTAATTCCAAAATAAAATGGTATAATGTTCTTAATTCTTTTTGCGTTATTCCTTATATTAAATTTTGCAAAGTTATCTCTGTTTCCATCACCAGTATAATTGTGACCAAATAATACCCCTTTTGGACCTTGACCCATGTATTTCCCAAGAAAATACATGGCTAAGAACTTCTGAGCCGTTATATTCGAATTAGATAGGAGGTAAAGACCGGTATATGCTTCCATTTGCTCAAAGCGTTTTCTATTCCTCTCTGCTTTTCTATAACCAAAAATCGCTTTTGTTCCTAAGCCAATTGGAATCAAAAATCTATTCAAATTACCTAATGTTTTAATAGACAACTTCCAATGCCCATCCGGATCCGTATACATAACCGGGTTTCCTTCTACATACATGTAGAGGTTCATGCCAAAGGTTGATTCGGGTTGCATTACGGTATCCGGTTGGATGAAGCGACCGATGGCGGGGTCGTAGTAACGGGACTTATAATAGTAGAGTCCTGTTTCCGGGTCTTCTTCCTGTCCCGTGTATTTGTAGCGGAAAATGTCCGGGCCGCTGGAGTTTGTGCGATTGACTTCACCGTAGGGCTTGTAGGTGATATAGCTTTTCCCGGTGTCTATGTCCACACCGCTCACCATGTTCCCACTGGCATCTGTTACCATGCTCACAGAACCAAGGTGGTCGGGGTGGAAAAAATACATCCCCATTGCCGGTGTGCCGGGAGCTGAACCACTATTTCCTCCTCCACCGGTATTTGTCGGCGGGTTTGTTTGATTCCCTGTTGGAGGCAGAGGAGAAGTTGTGTTTGTATTTGTGGAAGTTCCGGAGGGTTTCTGTCCACAGCCCTCAAAAGTTATCTGGTATAGGGTGCAATCTTCTTTGGTTTCTCCTGTATTACCATTCACTGGAGTCGATGGACTTGATGGGCTTGCCGGGTTATTGTTATTCGGTTCCGAGACAGAAGGAGTATCTTCTGAGATTACATTATCCTGCTTATTGGTATAAGATGCAAGTAACCAGAAGGGAGGAGCTTTCTTTCCTGTCAAAGCCTGCGGCAAGCAGTTTATAAAACCAACGCAAAAAACTAAGCAGATAATGTGTATTCTATTCATGGATTCTCTACTTTATCTTCTTGTAAATCAGGCCTAAAAGAACGACCATACTCAATTGCAAAAAAACAAGAGCACTTAAAAGGCTCATAGTAATCTTACTGTTTTTATATGAAGACTCACTTTTTTTAAGTTCATCCTCTGTTTTGTTTAAGGTTAAATTTTCTTCAGGGAGCTTTAAATCATCAGGATTATTGACATTCAATGCAACTGGTTTACTACTACCCTTCCCCTGAAGTTTTTTTTTAATTTCAATATATTTTGCCTGCACAATACTATTTTGTGGGAAGCTCTTTATAATTTTCTCGTAAAGAGATAGAGCCTTTTCATATTTTCCTTCCTGGTAATATTTTTCAGCTTCAGCTACATTCAATTCCGTCTGGTAATAAATCAAAGTAGGATTAGTTTTATCTACCTTTAAAGCTAAATCTAATTCCTGTTTTGCCTTACCAATCTGTCCCGAGTTAAGCAAGTCCTTGATGTATCTGTATTTACTCGTATCCTGTGCATATAAGAACAAAGTGCTAAAAACAAAAAATATACTGAATTCTTGTATTATCTTTTTCATAAATTATCTATCTATAATCACAGCCTTATGTCCAAACCTGGGAGCTGGCATTGTCCCCACTAAAACCCAGCTTGTATTGGAAGGGTCTGATAAACTAAGTGAGTAAACTTCCGAATTCGGGACATTAACCGGGTTTGCCCC is part of the Leptospiraceae bacterium genome and encodes:
- a CDS encoding RHS repeat-associated core domain-containing protein, which codes for MNSYRFICCIFFLVFANCLPQALTGKKAPPFWLLASYTNKQDNVISEDTPSVSEPNNNNPASPSSPSTPVNGNTGETKEDCTLYQITFEGCGQKPSGTSTNTNTTSPLPPTGNQTNPPTNTGGGGNSGPAPGTPAMGMYFFHPDHLGSVSMVTDASGNMVSGVDIDTGKSYITYKPYGEVNRTNSSGPDIFRYKYTGQEEDPETGLYYYKSRYYDPAIGRFIQPDTVINPESTFGMNLYMYVEGNPVMYTDPTGHWKLSHITKGKWARNISRPINRFIFGRHHNAKALTHGNAFIKSAGRGAQFALAVMNPGLSLLVQPMFTAGFYYSSGMFIQSAATNGLRGKKMPYITYHNGGYGMENMNLPHRASVWGPFAMLPNGITQATRLHEYGHLDQYRDWGDHKYFAAHAKRPFEDVMYPSKSNYWAENNADYRSMSANYNHVRNYYMYKSFIDYSNSKGKTIEPALLYLFFNYLYGEL
- a CDS encoding RHS repeat-associated core domain-containing protein, whose product is MNRIHIICLVFCVGFINCLPQALTGKKAPPFWLLASYTNKQDNVISEDTPSVSEPNNNNPASPSSPSTPVNGNTGETKEDCTLYQITFEGCGQKPSGTSTNTNTTSPLPPTGNQTNPPTNTGGGGNSGSAPGTPAMGMYFFHPDHLGSVSMVTDASGNMVSGVDIDTGKSYITYKPYGEVNRTNSSGPDIFRYKYTGQEEDPETGLYYYKSRYYDPAIGRFIQPDTVMQPESTFGMNLYMYVEGNPVMYTDPDGHWKLSIKTLGNLNRFLIPIGLGTKAIFGYRKAERNRKRFEQMEAYTGLYLLSNSNITAQKFLAMYFLGKYMGQGPKGVLFGHNYTGDGNRDNFAKFNIRNNAKRIKNIIPFYFGIKLLNQSIFKDDPITDEQFLGFISITKLLAPRAKSFSDSLAIGHDREVPAKMFSGSSCQHFRADMNYAVGFLNGVSTGKAFQQPIDSLVGLGGSFLLGGIDAPISTLRSAFGGCR
- a CDS encoding IS3 family transposase (programmed frameshift); amino-acid sequence: MKKKGKYSEEFKEQAVKRTLSGSFTIKEVAESLGINYHTLQTWRKDYLQNQESEIPMTDKQIKDREELKNLRKENMKLKEEVAIFKKVCSHSLKRPVDRYKFMETHNREFSIVRMAIVLDVSKSGYYNYLKVCKDELLKYCPEMIEHLKEIWKKSRKTYGLIRLLEAVKKKDESYGARRVRKMMKLLGIRGKQEKKFKISTTDSQHNERIARDLVKRNFSPEKKDKIWVSDVTYIKQKESWLYLCVIIDLYSRKVVGWSLSEKNDSELITTTLDKAIRSRRPGRGLIFHTDRGSNYCSRKTRIKLIENKIIRSNSRKGNCWDNAVAESYFSTLKREMEVNVFYDLEDAKKEFFDYIEIFYNRQRTHSFLGYKTPTEYEEMAA